Proteins encoded within one genomic window of Mauremys mutica isolate MM-2020 ecotype Southern chromosome 11, ASM2049712v1, whole genome shotgun sequence:
- the LOC123343946 gene encoding parvalbumin beta isoform X2: MAMTDILSAQDIEAALTSCKAADSFNYKSFFSKVGLKGKSTDQVKKIFGILDQDKSGFIEEDELQLFLQNFSSSARALTAAETKAFMAAGDTDGDGKIGVDEFQALVKA, translated from the exons ATGGCTATGACTGATATCCTTTCTGCTCAAGATATTGAAGCTGCTCTTACCAGCTGCAAGG CTGCTGACTCTTTCAACTACAAGTCTTTCTTCTCCAAGGTTGGTCTAAAAGGCAAGTCTACTGACCAGGTAAAGAAAATTTTTGGAATCCTTGACCAGGACAAGAGCGGCTTCATTGAGGAAGATGAGCTTCA GCTGTTCCTGCAGAATTTCTCCTCAAGTGCCAGAGCTCTAACTGCTGCTGAGACCAAGGCTTTCATGGCTGCAGGTGACACTGACGGTGATGGCAAAATTGGAGTGGATG AATTCCAGGCTCTGGTGAAGGCATAA
- the LOC123343946 gene encoding parvalbumin beta isoform X1: protein MAEAKTESSSAMAMTDILSAQDIEAALTSCKAADSFNYKSFFSKVGLKGKSTDQVKKIFGILDQDKSGFIEEDELQLFLQNFSSSARALTAAETKAFMAAGDTDGDGKIGVDEFQALVKA from the exons ttcaGCAATGGCTATGACTGATATCCTTTCTGCTCAAGATATTGAAGCTGCTCTTACCAGCTGCAAGG CTGCTGACTCTTTCAACTACAAGTCTTTCTTCTCCAAGGTTGGTCTAAAAGGCAAGTCTACTGACCAGGTAAAGAAAATTTTTGGAATCCTTGACCAGGACAAGAGCGGCTTCATTGAGGAAGATGAGCTTCA GCTGTTCCTGCAGAATTTCTCCTCAAGTGCCAGAGCTCTAACTGCTGCTGAGACCAAGGCTTTCATGGCTGCAGGTGACACTGACGGTGATGGCAAAATTGGAGTGGATG AATTCCAGGCTCTGGTGAAGGCATAA